In a genomic window of Bacteroidota bacterium:
- a CDS encoding tyrosine-type recombinase/integrase, with product MELQNISEYKFSFGKHKGKEVIWAAFEKKAVLITAFKKLESARWSQTKGSWYVADTPQFRFAFGLAAKPLGKDAFVNIQPMNRAALQRMEDTILLKGLSPNTLKVYVCEFAQFLCVLKNHAAETITAERLRNYFLYCTTELKLNENSLRSRISAVKFYYEKVLHREKMFYDIPRPKRALQLPKVMSVVEVKKIIDLTVNDKHKLMLKICYGLGLRVSEIVNLKVKDINSKRMQVLIEKSKGKKDRMVTLPDTLLVPLREYYVAYKPKIYLFEGQQSDMYSIRSAQLVFKQALQRANVNYDLGIHSLRHSYATHLLEYGTDITYIKELMGHNDVRTTMRYTHVSNKDLAKIKSPLDRM from the coding sequence ATGGAGCTACAAAATATTTCGGAATATAAATTTTCGTTTGGTAAGCATAAAGGTAAGGAAGTAATATGGGCGGCCTTTGAAAAAAAGGCTGTTTTGATTACGGCATTTAAAAAATTGGAATCGGCCCGTTGGAGCCAAACAAAAGGAAGTTGGTATGTAGCAGACACCCCCCAATTTCGGTTTGCATTTGGGCTGGCAGCGAAGCCGCTTGGCAAGGATGCTTTTGTAAATATACAACCTATGAATAGGGCGGCATTGCAACGGATGGAAGATACGATTTTGCTAAAAGGATTAAGCCCAAATACATTGAAAGTTTATGTGTGTGAGTTTGCACAATTTTTATGCGTGCTAAAAAATCATGCAGCCGAAACCATCACAGCCGAGCGGCTTCGTAACTATTTTTTGTACTGCACCACAGAATTAAAGCTAAACGAAAATTCGTTGCGAAGCAGAATAAGCGCAGTTAAATTTTATTATGAGAAGGTGTTGCATCGCGAAAAAATGTTCTATGATATACCCCGTCCCAAGCGGGCGCTTCAACTACCCAAAGTGATGAGTGTAGTGGAAGTTAAAAAGATTATAGATCTTACAGTAAATGACAAGCACAAGTTGATGCTGAAAATTTGCTACGGCCTTGGTTTGCGTGTAAGCGAAATAGTGAACCTAAAAGTAAAAGACATTAATTCGAAGCGGATGCAGGTATTGATAGAAAAATCGAAAGGTAAAAAAGATAGAATGGTAACCTTGCCCGATACGCTGCTTGTGCCTCTTCGCGAATATTATGTAGCCTACAAACCAAAAATATATTTGTTCGAAGGGCAGCAAAGCGACATGTATAGTATTAGAAGTGCGCAATTAGTTTTTAAGCAAGCATTGCAACGGGCCAATGTAAACTATGATTTGGGTATTCACTCATTGCGCCACAGTTATGCAACACATTTATTGGAGTACGGTACCGATATTACTTATATAAAAGAGTTGATGGGTCACAATGATGTTCGCACCACTATGCGTTATACACATGTGAGCAATAAGGATTTGGCAAAAATAAAAAG